A section of the Candidatus Nitrosacidococcus sp. I8 genome encodes:
- the fdxA gene encoding ferredoxin FdxA: MTFVVTENCIKCKYTDCVEVCPVDCFHEGPNFLAIDPDECIDCTLCESECPAEAIFSEDDLPEDQRKYLEINAKLAQDWPVITERKDPPEGAEQWDRIKNKDVEDKLKYLEE; this comes from the coding sequence ATGACATTTGTAGTAACAGAAAACTGTATTAAGTGTAAATACACTGATTGTGTGGAAGTGTGCCCTGTGGACTGTTTTCATGAAGGACCTAATTTTTTAGCCATTGATCCAGATGAGTGCATTGACTGTACTCTCTGTGAATCTGAATGCCCTGCAGAGGCGATTTTCTCCGAAGATGATTTACCTGAAGATCAGAGAAAATATTTAGAAATAAATGCAAAATTGGCTCAAGATTGGCCTGTGATTACTGAGCGAAAGGATCCACCAGAAGGTGCCGAACAGTGGGATCGAATTAAAAATAAAGATGTTGAGGATAAGTTAAAATACCTAGAAGAATGA
- a CDS encoding lipopolysaccharide assembly LapA domain-containing protein yields MQKFLYFLIFIIVFVLGLIFADHHAELVTINYYFGTISIPLSLLLSLILLVGVILGILASLNSVMKYRYENRKLRKSVKTIQRENTDLRSFPIPIKYEK; encoded by the coding sequence ATGCAAAAGTTTCTTTATTTTTTAATATTTATTATTGTTTTTGTATTAGGGCTTATTTTTGCTGATCACCATGCAGAACTGGTGACTATTAATTACTATTTTGGCACAATTTCTATTCCCTTATCCTTGCTCTTATCCCTGATATTACTGGTAGGGGTGATTCTCGGTATCTTAGCAAGCTTGAACTCGGTGATGAAATATAGATATGAAAATAGAAAGTTACGTAAATCAGTAAAAACTATTCAGCGAGAAAATACCGATCTACGCTCATTTCCAATACCTATTAAATATGAGAAATAA
- the arsC gene encoding arsenate reductase (glutaredoxin) (This arsenate reductase requires both glutathione and glutaredoxin to convert arsenate to arsenite, after which the efflux transporter formed by ArsA and ArsB can extrude the arsenite from the cell, providing resistance.) gives MTQVLIYHNPRCSKSRQTLQLIHDQNIDPEIVEYLTSPPTFDQLVEILNLLGKTPRELMRQGEPEYRINGLDNQNLSDKELIEAMCAYPILIERPIVLTGDKAAIGRPPESILEIL, from the coding sequence ATGACTCAGGTGTTGATTTATCATAATCCTAGATGCAGTAAATCACGTCAGACTTTACAATTAATTCATGATCAAAATATCGATCCTGAAATCGTTGAATATCTTACTTCACCACCTACTTTTGATCAGTTGGTTGAAATCCTTAATTTATTAGGGAAGACCCCTAGGGAATTAATGCGGCAAGGAGAGCCAGAATATAGAATTAATGGTTTAGATAACCAAAATCTTTCAGATAAAGAATTAATTGAAGCTATGTGTGCTTATCCTATTTTAATTGAAAGACCCATTGTATTAACAGGTGATAAAGCTGCCATTGGAAGACCACCGGAGAGTATCCTTGAGATTTTATAA
- the wrbA gene encoding NAD(P)H:quinone oxidoreductase produces the protein MIEILILYYSRHGNVAAMAEQVARGVEEIEGVQARLRTVPPISTVCEATEDAIPQSGYPYASLEDLKECTGLALGSPTRFGNMAAPLKYFLDTTISLWLSGSLVGKPAAVFTSTASLHGGQESTLLSMMTPLFHHGMVLVGIPYTESGLITTQAGGTPYGASHLSGVNNDLPLTHTEAILCRALGKRLAKIAYSLANTQ, from the coding sequence ATGATAGAAATTCTTATTCTTTACTATAGCCGTCATGGTAATGTAGCTGCGATGGCAGAACAAGTAGCAAGAGGGGTAGAAGAAATAGAGGGAGTACAAGCACGGCTGCGTACAGTACCACCTATCTCTACTGTTTGTGAAGCCACTGAAGATGCTATTCCTCAAAGTGGTTATCCTTATGCTTCACTAGAGGATTTAAAGGAATGCACAGGATTAGCACTTGGAAGCCCAACTCGGTTTGGTAACATGGCCGCCCCTCTAAAATATTTTCTTGATACTACAATTAGTCTTTGGCTTTCTGGATCTTTAGTCGGAAAACCTGCAGCGGTGTTTACTTCAACGGCTAGCCTCCACGGAGGGCAAGAATCTACATTGCTTTCTATGATGACACCCTTATTCCATCATGGGATGGTTCTTGTAGGAATTCCTTATACAGAATCAGGATTAATTACTACTCAAGCAGGAGGCACTCCCTACGGTGCTAGTCATCTCTCTGGGGTAAATAACGATCTACCTCTAACTCATACGGAAGCTATTCTTTGTCGTGCTCTAGG